Within Cucumis melo cultivar AY chromosome 4, USDA_Cmelo_AY_1.0, whole genome shotgun sequence, the genomic segment GAGTATTCTTACAGGTGTGTTCTTTAGAACTTTGCTGTGACAGCTTTGGTTAATGATATCTTCTACGATCTTGTGAATTGCTTACGATAAAGAGTGGCTTGATAGTTCATCCAGATGTGTGTCTGAATTTGATGATATTGCTGGAGGTATCTTGAAAACTGCTAGCCTCTTTTAAGACCTTAGAGTTTTATTATTGTTGGATATGGCAGGGATCTGCAAAAAGCCACATCCAATTTCACAACTGTAATAGGACAAGGAGCGTTCGGACCCGTTTATAGAGCTCAAATGGCGAGTGGTGAAACTGTTGCAGTTAAGGTGCTTGCAACTGATTCCAAACAAGGGGAGAAAGAGTTCCAAACAGAGGTGACCACTATTATGATTTTAATCAAATCTTATTGACTAATACTATTGAGTCAACCCGCTTATTTATTCTGATTTTATTCATGGGATATATCTTCTTCTAATGCTATAGTCACGAAACGACACATTTTGAAATCAAAAGAGATTGAAATTTCTAAGTTCTTGGGCTTTAAGAACAGAGCAAATGGAATCATGGACATGACTCAGAAAGAGTAAACAAGTCTTAACAAAATCCCATTTGAAACCTTCATCTGGGTTTACGATTTGACGAAATTTAATAAACCTGCACTGTTGTAATGCCAGCTTTGTTACATCTTTAACTTTAAGAAAGTACCCACACTTTGCTGATTGATTCATAACAGCTTTGTGTTTTTCGTTTACAACTATCCATTTAACCTTCTTCTGTTTATCAGGTTATGCTACTGGGAAGGTTGCATCATAGGAATCTCGTAAATTTGGTTGGTTACTGTGCTGAAAAGTCCCAACATATActtgtatatgtatatatgagCAAAGGAAGCTTGGCTTCTCACTTATATGGTAAGAAGTCAAACATATAGTTCAAACATTAGTTAACTTAAATGGAAAATGAGTTGAACATGGATTGTTTTAACATATTTCTTCAATGAGGGCGTCGTTAGGTCTTCAGGCGCAAAGAAACACAGATAGTAATATACTACAATATCACAATAGCCTTCCGAGAGGACTATCTATCTCTCCAAGTCTCATAAATGGGCAATCCACAAAATGAACCTCTTACAAAATCCCCAACTCTGCTTTTTATAACCAAGGCACCCCTACCTAATTACCAGTATGGCCTTACGAGTATCCTACTAATATTCTCAATATATCTCCTAATGGACTCATCAGCATCTCCTTGAAGGAAAATCTATTTTTGGTTGAGATGTTGGTACAATGTTCTTCATCTGTTTCTTGGAAAGTGACATACTCTGCTTGATTTGCAGGTGAGAAGAATGAATCATTGAGCTGGGATCTGAGGGTTCGTGTTGCATTAGATGTTGCACGGGGACTGGAATATCTCCATGATGGTGTAAGTTATGATATAACCTTGATGGACACTGAGCTACGAGCTTTTGCAACCTTATAAATCAATCATATGTAATTTTATTTCTATGTATTACTGCAGGCAGTTCCACCAGTAATACATCGTGATATTAAGTCttcaaatattttgttggatGATTCCATGAGGGCTAGGGTACGGTTTGCTAACTATGAAGACTGATAATTTGTTCTTAAAGTGCTAATTAAGTACCACTTCTAAGAACATCGGATGCCTTGTCTGCTTATTCTTGATCAAGCAGGTTGCCGATTTCGGGCTTTCCAGAGAAGAGATGGTTGACAAACATGTATCCAATATCCGTGGAACTTTTGGGTACCTAGATCCTGAATATATATCTACTAGAAAATTCACAAAGAAAAGTGACGTTTACAGCTTTGGAGTATTGCTTTTTGAGCTTATAGCTGGCAGAACCCCACAACAAGGCCTTATGGAGTACGTTGAACTTGTAAGTTCCCTGTTTTCGACTCCATTATTTTTCGACTAATAAGTGCTATTTCATAATTCTGTTCATGAATGGAAATATTTTATGAGATGTTTAGACAAGTTATGGCAGAAATGGCATCTCaacttatatattttttcattctGAGATGTTTAGGCAGCAATGACTTCAGATGGAAAAGTTGGGTGGGAAGAAATTATGGATGACCATTTAGATGGAAACTTTAATGTACAAGAGCTGAACGAAGTTGCAGCTCTTGCGTATAGATGTATCAATCGTAGCCCTCGTAAACGGCCTACCATGAGAGACATCGTACAAGTTATCTCACGAATTATCAACTTGAGGCTCGAGCAGAAGCATCATAGAAAATCTCTGTCGGCCACAACAGATGAAGTTTCCATTGATATCGACCGCTCTGAGCACTTTAGAAAGGATTCAATGGACAGTGCTTCTGATACCCATGAAATTTAGACCGTAGCTTTCCCGTTTTGGTTTTTCTCTTGATTGTTTGTCTTGC encodes:
- the LOC103494962 gene encoding calcium/calmodulin-regulated receptor-like kinase 1, yielding MKGESSGLIIGISIGVVIGVLLAILALLCFRYQRRRSQIGNSSSRRATTIPIRINGADSCTILSDSTLAPESPVKSGHNGMSHWLDGFRKSNVVAASGILEYSYRDLQKATSNFTTVIGQGAFGPVYRAQMASGETVAVKVLATDSKQGEKEFQTEVMLLGRLHHRNLVNLVGYCAEKSQHILVYVYMSKGSLASHLYGEKNESLSWDLRVRVALDVARGLEYLHDGAVPPVIHRDIKSSNILLDDSMRARVADFGLSREEMVDKHVSNIRGTFGYLDPEYISTRKFTKKSDVYSFGVLLFELIAGRTPQQGLMEYVELAAMTSDGKVGWEEIMDDHLDGNFNVQELNEVAALAYRCINRSPRKRPTMRDIVQVISRIINLRLEQKHHRKSLSATTDEVSIDIDRSEHFRKDSMDSASDTHEI